In the genome of Ictalurus punctatus breed USDA103 chromosome 3, Coco_2.0, whole genome shotgun sequence, the window GGTTTCTGCAATGTCTCAAGAGCAAAGCCGAAGACATAACATTTATTCCAACTTACAAGCTGTAAAGgccctttcacactgagcgcgACACGATAAAGCGAAGCGAATTGTAGACAAACGGCACTTTCACACCAAATGCAAAACGATTGTTTGCCTTCAGCCAATTCACGATAGGTGGCGCTGACCGAGAATGCATTTTACGACTGCACAATAGCTGGCTGATCGGCCTATCGTCTTTGACCACCGAGAAGAATAATCGTGTAAATGTTGGTGCATAGCACCACaccacaatacaacacaaactGTTAAGAAGAAGGTTTTTTGAACAGCACCATCAAGCTGCTttagtataaataaaataataggaaATATAATGCAATATCACAGTAGTGGGACAAAACCCGAGTTTAATGCCCAAGACCAGCCCACTTTTTAATCATGGTGAAAGAACTTTGATAAATGACATGACAGTTCAGTTCATGCTATcccattatatttattactgacatgtttCAACAAAGATATAAAGACAAATAACAAATGACATACTGAGTATTGTTTTCTGCTACAAAAAGTTCAACTGTAACACTGAGAAAATGGCACTTTTAATACATAAGTAACTGATGCACACCATTTTATTGGTAAAAGGCCAACTGAATAGAAACAGGTGGGAAACAGCAAATATCACAAACTTTTTTTACGCATTTCCACTTTGTTGAtaacagaaatgtgcaaaaagtggatggaaacttgacaaatgataacaagaactcaatatccattctcttctctcttctggaATAATCTTCCTCtgtgtttacactggttttcaaaacagctGTCTGTGCTATAGCGCCACCTATCTCGCCCTTTTGTGCAACAGCAGCATGTCCATGCACgtgatctaaagctcaaatctaattggaCGGCCCGTTTTGTCGTGGAGCAACAGAGAAAAATCCACACACTGGACATAAAAAAGTATCGCTTTGTCGCACCACAAATGATTGCGCCCAGTGTGAACAGCACCATACAGATCTATTGTTTCGTTTCAAGAGCGTCGTCCCGTCAAACATTCATGTCGCTTAATCATGCTCAGTGTGAAGGCCCTTAAAGTCTGCAGATTTCCTACAGAGTAATGAATATATCACAAAATAAGTAAATTAGCACACCTAGGCTGTTCTCCAATTCCAACTTgttgaagtgtttttaaaaaaagctcaaGAATATTCCAAAATTCTTTAGCATAGCTCTTCAGGATGAATGACTCCTTTCTTGATAATGATGTTTCCATACAGAGCAGTCTCCCTGTTGAAAAGATAAGAAAGATTTATTATACCAAGGTAGAAATTAACATGACCCTGTAGATTCATGGCAGCTCAGAATTATACTGTACCCTGTTGCTACAACAGCAAAAGCCTTCTTCGCACGCTCATAGAATGCAAACCTTTCAATTGCATCAAAATTcccctgaaaaaaacaaataaaatacaattttcaGAATAACCATAAATTCTGTATAATTATTCAAGCATAAACTATTATACCCATGATGTATCTAATATGTGaactattatttattcattcattaatcattttaaatcataACCATATTATCCTGttcagggcaccatgcacacacatttacacacacattcacacctagggacaatttagtgtatacaatccacctaccagcatgtttttgtgatgtgggaagaaaccagagaacccaagaaaccagagaacccagagaaaactcACGTGCCCAagaggagaacatgtgaaactctacacagacagtaacccaatcTCAGGACTGTGAGGTGGCAACgctacctgctgtgccaccCCAACTGAATTACTGCATTGTCTAAATTAACACAGTCCACTTCTCAAGTAATGAATAGCAAGAATTTTGTAATAATGTAAAGGAAATTATTTAACTGATCCCTTAGTAAGATATGATTGTTAACAATTTCTGAGAATCCTGTCTTAGACAGTGAAGATCACAGCAACCCACATCTGATCCCGCTTGTTTCAGAAGATCAGAGTAGCAGGGCCACACTGGCACTACAAGACCCCGCTGCCTGTCACTTTCTACTAGATCCATTACAGCTGCCTGAAAGAAAACAATTTACTCAATGAGTCCTCATTTAgctttaaaatagttttatttatagaatgaaaatattttgatgaaTACAGATTAACCTATTATGTGGGTTCtgatattatataaaaaatatgtttgccatataaaataatatttaaatttcaGTATAAAAGGATTCAACATAAAACCGCAATACCCACCGGACATTCAACATAGGAATCAAGAGGAAAGAGCTTCAATATTGCTTCCAATAGCTCTGGAATACGCAGACCTAAAAAGATAAAACATAGCCAATACTTGACTTGTCTGTAGATGCACGTAAATatgatgttttattgtttaaaacatGAAGGAATACTTACCATCAGCTCGTATCTCCATGGGACCACTTTTACAAACAGAGGAGACAGGAAAATTTGCATCTGCAAGAACTacaaagaggggaaaaaaagaattctcTACATTTCCCAATCCTGGGACACTGTAAACCATATACTGTTATGATGGGTTAAGTTGAGTATGTGGATGTTTGTTACATAGTAATGTCTCAAATCAAACAGTAAATACAAATGTTTAAGTACATCTGCCTTGAATCTACTTTCATTAGTCATTTTAGGTGTGCAAGTTGCTCAGTATTGCCACATATAGTTTATCAGCCcctctaaatatatatatatatatatatatatatatatatatatatatatatatatatatatataaaacagtggAAGGGACCACTACTGGCCAGGTGCTATTTTAGCAGTGGATCAATCAAtttcagcacagcagtgacacaGCAGTTGCATGTTAGTGATATGAGTGGTATGAGTGTATCAGGTGCACCAGTGTTGCTGGAACTTTCAAACATCTCAGTGACAAAATTTATTAGAGGATAATTAACACAAATTgcgcatataaaaaaaataacaattgtCAAATTACACACCTGCAAGGTGAACCAACAAGGTAAGTGGGTCTACTGATTccaattttatggatttgaaggtgtgcacttactttttccatatgactgatctgtgtttctgttcattttaattgtgaaaatgactacaaaatgtcaatgttatgtgtaatttgatagagtatatcaactttattaataggcactgtttcaaaaatgatcaaatgtttgcttgtccaaatatggcaaaaaaaagccaataatttccatggggtgtacttgctGAAGAGCAAagattccttcaaaaataatgaaattaaatatttctctatttaaaaaaaacactataaagagcagtaaacagtaataaatgaaacaaaggcaatatttggtgtgacgaccctttgctttaaaaaaaaaagaaaaaaaagaaaaatagtagtctcaggtagaattagtgcaggtttataattaaatgagctgtaagttttattgagcatcttgctgAACCAAACacgttcttctggagactttgactgtggcacttgcttcttatttttgcagcaaaatccatcagccttcattatgttttttgtctgaaaaatgtctcttaccacttaatatgctggtTTCTTTtctgacatacaaacatacaaattTATGCAGTCAAGATTTTCAGttaaagttcacatcaaacatcagaatggggaaaagtgtgatctctgtgactgtggcatggttcttgttgtcagatgggctggtttgagtatttcagaaaagaaaaaaacaacaacacaaaaacaaaatagaaaaacttaaaaaacactgactgagtgacagatctgtgggtggaaaatggccagattgaaTAGAACTGCCAAGAaagatatagtaactcatataatgaCTCCTTTCAACCaaagtgagcagaaaagcttttcagcatgcacaaaacatcaaaccttgaagtgaatgggctacaagagctgaagaccacattgggttccactccggtcagctaagaacaggaatctgaggctattgCGGGCAACAGTCTCATTGAACCTGGGCagatgaatatatattttttaatcaccTTTTTCCAGTcatcaactgtccagtttctgtgagcccatgatagcctcagattctcaTTCTTGGCTGAAAGGAGTTGAACCTGATgtgttcttctgctgttgtagcccatccacctcaagcttTGATGTGCATTCtgagctgcttttctgctcaccactttTGTAAAGATTGCTTaattgagttactatagacgtCCTGTCAGCTCAGTCTAGTCtgttcattctcctctgatctctctcatcaacctgtttcagcctgcagacacacagaatatttttgtttttcgcatCATTCTGAGTAAAATCTGTTGTGCCTGTTGGGtttgaaaatcccaagagatcagcagtttctaataTACTCAGACCAGCCCATCAGGCACCAataaccatgccatggttacaGAGATCACACCGTTTCCCTATTCTGATGTTGGATGTGAACCCCatcttcctaacatgctggggtatgcgaagaaaataatttcactatgctgtaatgtatagCTGACCAATAAAGAcactatcattattatcattaactgTAACTGACCCTCTTGACCAGTAGGCGATCTGCATGATATCAcgtattgtgctgctgccacctgattggctgattagacaactgcatgaatatgcaggtgtacaggcgttcctattaaagtgaatgGCGAGCTAACAAGAGTTAAGAGCTAATAGCATGCAGCTCTTTTATTCTGAGAAGTGATGAGTATAATAACAATGGAAGCCTGTTATAACAACGTTCTCTTAGATGTGTGGGGGAAATTGTGAAGGAAAGATTATGACTAGACTTACACTTAGCACTTCTACTGGCCAAACGTCCGCCATTTTGAGAAACGTCGATGTTACGTCAGGACTCGTGAACTCACTAGAATGTTTCGACTTCCGATGGACCGTTCATATAACTTATTATAGCAAACACGGTGAACACGACCCCATTTAAAGGTCGCAAAAGAGAGAAAGCACTGGCCTGTGCAGCCTACATTAGCTTGAACACGCTGCTGCCGCATTTCTAAACTTAGGTAACCTAATAGTTGCGGTTATATGGCGCTTACCCAGTTCGTCTCCATGCCCCATTTTGGCCAGGGCATACAACAATTCCGGTGTAAGTAGTGACGGTATTCCTTTCAGCACAACCATTTTCACCGCAGGTGACAGCAGACTTGCAGGAAAGTGAAAGAAGATGCCACGTGATCATATAATGTCATCCTATTGGTCCGAAAACGAGCGCGCGTTCAAGGCACGCGCTGCGCTGCTGTCTAAGTGGCttcgtccaaaaaaaaaaaaactaggcgTAGAAGAGCagtgtgcggtttgggacgtagACTGTACTGTGGTGTAGTGTAGAATCCTTTAAATTGCATAGTTTTGAATTCTACCAAATAACTGGTTACCAAGGGCTCCATGTgttaaacttgaaaaaaaaaatctatgacaATGGAGTCGGACACCTCTAACATGCACAATACAGCATAATACAGCTTATATTGACTTTAACAGTATGTAGGTATTATAGTTTATTTCATAGCCCCAGTAGTATAGACAGTTTCAGAAAACTGTTGGTTACACACATCTGCCTAAAATGCCTTATTTAGCCTACATTACTCTTTTAAAGAATGATACAATAATTTGAGATGATAATCAAGATTAGTTAATAATATGAGCCTATTAAATAAATAGGCAGGATAAATAGGCAATGTAGAACGTACCGTTACTTAATTATTTATAGCATTAAGTGGACTATTTCcttataaatgttattaaatctGTGCATACATGCAGGCTACAGGATACATGTCAGATTTCCTCCAGCTTAATACACATATACCTTAGTAGGCAATTCACTCccaaaaatgatcattttattcatgtagtaatcatgttttattccagtTTAATTTGgcatttgtatattttgatgTGAAACTCTAGCGTGGCCATATTAAATATCCATGGAGttatgcaataaaaaaaaagcaaaaaaaaattaaaataaataaataaataaataaataactgttctGTAATCTGATTTTCAGCGAAAATGAAAAAGTCAGGAAAAACTCGTTGTaaatctttcttcttttttttttttaattacactgCGCAAATCACTGAACGAACATGGGatatttaaacaacaaaacaaacgcatTTGTTCCGAGGTTTTCCCTTCAGTGTGATGGCAGTGCGGAGGCGAAGtgaagagagagactgatgtgAGGAGGAGAAACCATCCGGAGCCAAGAGCGTCTGATCAGTTTGAAAGCTCTTTTTCTTTAAGCGCGGCACCACGCTGCTCCCTCTTTGGTTCtgctttttttaatgagtttatcACGCTATGAGGGGTTTGCCTCTGCCAAAATGTAACGTTTTGCCTCTTTTGTCTGGGCAGAGCGCCTCAATTGGgtctacatttattattttgacCTTTCGTTAGCAGGGGACAGACTTCAAAGCGCAACTGCTGCTTTGCTCGCTTTTTTGGAGACCTTTGTGCCGTTTCGATGTGAAGaaagtatttttttctctctttcaaaaGTTTTGTTCCAGGGGCAAAGAAGAAAGTCGACTCGAGGGGAATAttgaatgaaaattaaaatcaattagGCTATGGACTTTTGAGAGTATATGAGAAGTCACCGTGTGAAGAAAACCCTGAGACCCTAAGAGTGAGAAAGCGGTCTGATATAGGCTAGAGGAAATAAAAGGGTCGTTTCATAATTAAATTTGCCGTGCTCCTTTGTGCACCACACGTTGGATGTGAAAACAGTTCAACAAAAACGCTATTAAAAATGCAAGTACCTAAAGATACCCACGCGTAAAAATGGTGTGTACTCTGATTCATAATGATGCAGTTTTGTAATTCACTTTGAATTCATATATAGTGAAGCCTGAATGAAAAATTTAAgtctatttataaaaaaaagaaagaaagaaagaaaaaaaaacttccatgAGTAATTGCAAACGAAGGTACAAAATTCGTAGCGTGAAAGGTCTGCGACTTGAAGGCTATGTGCGTTGAATTATTTACGATATTATCAATTATTGTTTGGTTCTTAAATTAAGTAGTTATTCCAGTTTTGTTTTcaattgaacattttttttaatgtcaaattgacCAGAacgaaaaaatattttatttaaaaaaaagtaataataagtaaacaaaCTGACACACTTTTTGCGCATGAGCTGTGACATTTTGAACCATTCCTATTAGTTTATACGGAgaattttatctgtttatatgcCGGAAAATAGCAGTGAAAAAAATCTATGTACTACTATATGGAGTTCTCGTTATTATTAACTTTTTCTACATAACACCAGCTTTCAGAATAATATTCCCTATTGTAACAAGAGAAACCCGCAGATCCTGAACTACACCACACATGAAATGACTTAAACCCAAAAGCTTAAAACTCAGAATATATTTAGAAGGGGATGAAATGTGGTGACTGAACAAGCTCGGAATTGATGTTCTTCCTAATATGTACTATCTGCCAAAGTTCAGTGGTATAGTCTGTCTTCGTCAACCAGACTTCGGAAGCGAAACATT includes:
- the fuom gene encoding fucose mutarotase isoform X1; translation: MVVLKGIPSLLTPELLYALAKMGHGDELVLADANFPVSSVCKSGPMEIRADGLRIPELLEAILKLFPLDSYVECPAAVMDLVESDRQRGLVVPVWPCYSDLLKQAGSDSFTCSPLGHVSFLWVLWFLGFSGFFPHHKNMLGNFDAIERFAFYERAKKAFAVVATGETALYGNIIIKKGVIHPEELC
- the fuom gene encoding fucose mutarotase isoform X2, coding for MVVLKGIPSLLTPELLYALAKMGHGDELVLADANFPVSSVCKSGPMEIRADGLRIPELLEAILKLFPLDSYVECPAAVMDLVESDRQRGLVVPVWPCYSDLLKQAGSDGNFDAIERFAFYERAKKAFAVVATGETALYGNIIIKKGVIHPEELC